The genomic segment GGCGCGTCAGCGCATGATCCAGACGCTGCAGGAGATTCGCAAGGAAGGCAGCATACGACTGCTAATCTCATCGCACCTGCTGCGGGATATCGACCAGACATGCGACGAAGTGCTGATTCTGAAAGCGGGACGCGTCGCAGCCCTGTGCGACATCGCGGAAGAGCGCAGATCGCATCGCAACTTCATTGAACTGGAGACGATGGGGCCTACGGAGAGGTTCTGCGAGACACTGCGCGGGCTTGGATGCGAGTGCGCGACGTTTGCAGGCGGCCGCATCAAGCTGGTGATGCCGGACAGGATTGAGCCCCGCGATTTGTATGTGACGGCAAGCGAGACCGGATTGCAGATTCGCCGCATGAATCGCAGACGCGATTCACTCGAAGATATCTTCATGCGCGCCATGGAAGCGGAGCCGGCGAGGGGGGAACTTGTCAGTCTATAAGCATGAGTATCGAGCCTACACAGGCACGCTGACGCCACTGTGGGTTCGCGTGGCGGTGGTAGTGCGATACGCGTTCGCCGAGGCGTGGTCGTCACGGATCACGGCGACGCTGTTTACGCTTTCGATGGCCCCGGTTGTCGTCTACCTGGTCGGAATATATTTGGCGAATAACGCGCTGGCGCGCGCCCTGGTGATGAAGGGCAACTCATTTTTGACGATCAACGCCAGCTACTTTGTGAAGGTTCTGGAGACGCAGAGCTGGCTGGCGCTGGTGCTGACAGCGTGGATAGCGCCACGGCTGATTTCGTTCGATCTTGCGGATAATGCGCTGCCGATTCTGCTGAGCCATCCGATTTCGCGCTTCGGCTATGTGCTGGGGAAATTTATCGCGCTGTTTGCGTGCCTTTCCCTGGTGACGTGGATTCCCTGCCTGCTGCTATTTGTGTTTCAGGGCTATTCGTCGGAGCAGCCTTGGCTGATGGCGAATCTGAGGATTGCGGCGGGGCTGATGGCGGGCTCGCTCATCTGGATTGTGCTGCTGTCGTTCCTGGGACTGGCGATGTCGTCGCGCGTGAAGTGGAGAGTGGCGGCCACAGGCGTGATCTTCGCGGTGGTGTTCATTCCAGCGGGGATCGGCGGCATCATCATGGCGATTCTGCGCACCAAATGGGGATTGCTGCTGAATGCACCGGCGATCATGACGCAGCTTTGGCAGCAACTGCTGGGCGCGCCGGTGAGCATGCGCGCGGATTTCGTGCTGCCGGATGCAGCCATCCTGGCAATGCTGGCGGCGGTGTGTGCCGTGAGTGTCTACATATTGAACGCGCGGATCAGGGCGCGCGAAGTGGTGCGAGGATGATGGCCATGAGCGATCGCATCGTCTTCGAAAACGTGTCGAAGTTCTACGGCGAAGTGCTGGGCGTGAATCGTGTGTCGCTGAGCATTGCGCCGGGCGTGTCGACGATTGTGGGCCCGAATGGGTCAGGCAAGACGACGCTGATGAACTTGATGACGGGGCTGGTGCAGCCGTCGAGCGGCAAGGTTTCGGTTCTGGGGCTAACCCCGGCAGATGCGGACCGGTTCTTCAGACAAGTGGGATATTGCACGCAGTTCGATTCATTTCCGCGGCGGCTGACGGGATGGGAGTTCCTGCTGGATTCGCTGTTGCTCCACGGAATGAGTGAGGGCGAGGCGATTCGGCTTGCCGGTGAGGCGATGGAGCGCGTGCGGCTGGGCGATGCCGGACACCGCAGGATTGAAGGCTACAGCAAGGGCATGCGTCAGAAGATCCGGCTGGCGCAAGCCATAGCGCATCATCCGCGCGTGCTGGTACTGGATGAACCGCTGAACGGACTTGACCCGATGGCAAGAGCCGAGTCGCTGGCGCTTTTCCAGGAATTAAGCCGGCAAGGGATGCACCTGATCATCTCCAGCCACATTCTGGATGAGGTGGACAGGATCTCGGATCGCGTGATCCTCATTACCGGCGGCTACATTGTTGCGGAGGGCGACATTCACCAGGTGCGGCGCGAGGTGCGCGATAAGCCGCTGCAGGTGCTGATCCGTTGCGACCAGCCGGAGAAACTCGCTTCGCGCATGTTCACTGACAACCACTGCGTGGAAGCAAGGCTGCATCCTGATGGGCGCGGAGTGTTTTTGCGCACCGGCGACATCGACGAGTTCTATCGACTGCTGAACGTGATTGCCGTGGAGGGTCTGGTGCAGATAGAAGCGGTGGCTCCGGCGGATGACGACACGCGGGCGATTTACCAGTACTTGATCGGTTCAGATGGGAGCGCGTCATGACGAACGCATTCACGCACTCGGTTATGGCGCAGCCCTGGGGCCTTTGGTGGCTGCAGATGCGGCGACTGGTGCGGATCGAGCTGCGGAGGAATTTGTTCTCGTGGAAAGCAGCGTGGATTTATTTCCTCGCGTTCGCGCCCACCGGGATCATCTTCATTCATCTGTTCGTGGACAGGCATACGCAATCCGCCTTCACCGAAGACACGAACGTGCTGGCGGGGATTGTGCAGTTCTACTACATCCGGCTGGGCGTGTTTTTTGGATGCCTTGGTATCTTCGCGCGGCTGATCCGCGGAGAGATGCTGGAGCGCAGCCTGCACTTCTATCTTCTGGCGCCGGTGCGGCGGGAGATTCTGCTGCTGGGCAAGTTTGTCGCGGGTTCGATCAGCGCACTGCTGCTGTTCGGCACTGCGATCATTGCAGACTTCGCACTGATGTATGCGGGGTTTGGCCCGGTGGGCAGCGATTATGTGTTCAATGGGCCGGGATTGGCGCAGCTTGAGGCGTATCTGCTGATCGTGGTGCTGGCGTGCCTCGGCTACGGGGCGGTGTTCCTTCTGCTGAGCATGATGTTCCGCAATCCCACGCCCGCTGCGATGCTGGTGCTGGGGTGGGAGGCGATCAACCCGGTGCTGCCGTCGCTGCTGCAGAAAATCAGCGTGGCTTCGTATCTGCGGCACCTGATGCCGATTTCGGTTCCGGGCGATGGCATCTTTGCGCTGCTGACCGTTACGACGGAGCCGGTGGCGAAGTGGGTGGCTGTCGTCGGGTTGATGACGCTGATTGTGGTGGTGCTCGCCTACTCGTGCTTCAGGGTGCGGCGGCTGGAGATCCGGTACACGACGGAGTAAGCGGCGCTTTAGAGCGCAGCGTTCGCAACGGCGAGCAATTCATCTGATGTGAGTGGAAGAGGATTGGCCTGCATGCTGCTGGCGCGGGCGGCTTCATCGACGATGCGGGCCAGGTCGGTTTCACTTATTCCCCAGGCGCGAAGTGGCGGAACCTTGAGGTCGGCGCAGAGAGTGCGGACCCAGGCGATGCCGTCGTCGGCAGTTGCATCGGCGCGGCCAGTGAGCAGGCGCGCAATGGCGGCGTAGCGTTCGAGAGCGGGATGCTGCGGAGCGCGTGCGCGCAACGCGGCGAGGTTGACTGCCATGCCGTGCGGCAGGATGGCCGCGCAAAGCGCTCCGTGCGGGGCGTCGAATGAGCCTCCAAGCGGAGAGGCAAAACCGTGCACGACACCAAGCCCGGCGTTGGCGAGGGCGAGGCCGCCGAACAGGCTGGCCTGGGCCATATCGCGGCGGGCTTCGCGGTCGCTGCCGTCGCGGTAGACGCGGCGAAGAGCGCCGGCGGCAAGACGAATTCCCTGAGTGCAAAATGGATCGACCAGTGGATTGGCACGCTTGCTGACGTAGGGCTCGATAAGCTGCGTGAGGGCGTCGAGGCCTGTCCTGGCGGTTACGGCAAGCGGAAGGCCCCACGTGAGTTCGGGATCAACAAGGGCGATGCGGGGCAGCATCATTGGGCTGCGCATGCTGGCTTTAACGCCATGTTCAGGAGAACCCAGCACGGCGTTGCGAGTGACTTCGCTGCCAGTGCCAGCGGTGGTGGGCACGGCGATGAACGGCAATGGCGCGATGGAGATGGAGCGGCCTCTGCCGACGACTTCGAGGAAGTCGAGCGGCTCGCCGCCGTTGGTGGCGAGCGCGGCGATAGCTTTGCCGGCGTCGATGGCGCTGCCTCCGCCGATGGAGATGATGACATCGCAGCCGGCTTGCACGGCGCGCTGTGCGCCTTGGCGGACGAGGTCGACGGTGGGCTCGCCGGGGATGGAAAAGGTCACCGCGTCGAGCGCTGAAATGAGTGCGGATGCGCGGTCGGGTGTGGCGCCAGTGACGACAAAGAAACGAGTTCCGAACGTCCGGGCTAGCTCGGGTAGTGACGCGGAGGCGCCTTCGCCGAAGATGATGCGCGTTGCGGTGGCGAACTCGAAGGGCATCCTTACCAGCCTTGAGCGTCGGGAAAGACCTCAGTGAATTTCACGCTCTGGCGCGGCTCGGCCATCATGGGAGCTACCGTGTCACGCCATTTCGCGTAGTGCGCGGTCTGTTTGTGCGCGGCCGGGGCTTCGGGCGTGCGGTAGACCTCGACGAGGACGAAGCGCGCGGGGTCGTCCTGCTGCTGGACGACGTCGAAGCGGGCGATGCCGGGCTCCTGAATGCTGGCGGTGGCGTTTTCGATGGTGGCCTGCTTGAAGTCCTTAATAGATTCAGGTTTGACGTGCACGTGAACGTGGACGATGAGCATGGGCGCAGCCTCCGCTCTTCATCGTAACCGGCGGAGTGTTGCGGTGATTCTTCGAGATCGACGTTTTCGGGAATGAGCGGTTCAGGAGGCGATCAGCAGACTCGAGCGGCAGTTCAAGTGTTTACTGCGAAGTTACGTTTTGGAGTTTAGTGGCAGATTTTGGGGGTTTCTGTCTATGTATTTCCATAGTGACTTAACTTACTCTACTGGAATCACTTGATCCGAAACTGATACCCAAAAAGCGAATATACGGAGAAGCAAAAACAGGGGGAGGGGTAGCTAATTTTCTAGTAAACTTCCGATGTTCGTTGTTCAAAGAACACGGCCGGAAGACACTGTTGCCGTCTGGAAGCAAGATAACGCGCGCAGAAGTGTGGGTCTGTGATTGCGGTCACGGGTGTGCAGGTTCTGCAACGTGCAGTGAAGTTCTGTAGCGTCCACAGGGCAAAAAGCAAAGGGCGCCGCTTGCGGGCGCCCTTTCTGTGAGGGGGTGCGGTCAGAATTGCAGATGCAGAGACATCTGGATCTGGCGCGGGCTGCCGATGGTGTGGGTCACGATGCCGAGGCCCGACGGGCAGGCATAGAAGCTCTCGTTGGTCTGGGAGCCGTTGGCGGTGCAGCCGGTGGGCAGGGGGGTAGTACCGGCCTCCGGGAATGGGTTGTAGTCCTGGTTCTGGGAGACGTCGTTCCCGGGCACGTCGAAGCTGGTGGTGTTGGTGAGGTTGTAGACGTCGAAGCTGTAGCGGAAGTTGTAGCGCTCGTGGATGGTGAGGTTCTTGACCAGCGACATGTCGGAGCGCTTCTGGAATGCCTGGCGGAAGATGTTGCGCTGGCCACTGGTGAAGGTGGTCTCGAAGGGATCAGACGAAGGAATTGCACCCTCCATGCCGCCGGCCGGCAGGAGAGGCAGCGTGAAGCAGGTCACCTTCAGTGCCGTGTCACCATTGAGGAACGCGCCGGATTTGCCGGTGAGCGCGTTCTTGGCGTTGCATCCCTTGGCCAGCGGAACTATGGGGTTGGTGATTCCGTTGGAGGTGGAGTAGTAGATGCTGCCGATGGCACCTGAGTAATCGATGACGCTGTAAGGCTGGCCGCTTTGCAGAACGGTGAGTCCCTGCATACCCCAGCCGTTTACGAACCATCCGAGAACGCTGCCTTTCGCGGCGGTGTCAGGAACCTGGAAGACGTAGTTGAAGTTGATGACGTGCGCGCGGTCGAAGTCGGCGAGGCCGTAGCCGCTGCGCAGATCAAGCGGATTGTTACCGTTGTAGAAGAGGCCGAGCCCGCTCTGCTCATCAGTGGTGTGCGAGTAAGTGTAGGACGCGCCGACCTGCAGGCCGTGGCTCATGCGCTTTTCAAGGTGGGCCTGGAGGGCGTTGTAGGCATTGATGCCTGCCGCCCTGTACGCGATGGATTCAGCAGCGTAGCCGATGTAGGGAACCCGCAGGTCTACGTTGCCGCCTTCGTAAGTGGCGAGATAGGGCGAGCCGTCATCAAGATTGGCGCCGAGCACGTTGTAGCCGTAGCTGTACTTCTGCTCGTACTGGGTGCCGGCGAGCATGGGATGGCCGGGAGAGGCGATCTCAGGCTGGTTGAACGGAACCGGGACGACCTGATGGCGTCCGACATTGCCGACATATCCGATTTCAAAGGCGAGGTCATTGCGCGGCTGCCACTGGATATCGAGCGTGTAGTTGAACGTGTAGGGCAGCTTGTTGGTGCGGTCGTAGACGCCGAGGGAGATGGGCTGGCCATTGTTGATGAGACCCGGCATGTCGGTGCCGGTGTTGACAATGCTGTAGGCGTTGGGGAGATAGTTTGCCAGGTCCGACGCCTTGGGATTGCTGGGCGCGGGGTATTGCAGGGTGGTGCCGTAGGGATTGGCAAGATTGCCGCCTTCGGCAGTGGGCGGGCCGGTGGGCGGGCCGAAGCCGCCATTTCCGCCGCAGGTGGGAATGTAGTACTCGTACAGCGAACGGCCGGTGGTGGGGCAGCTTGAGACGTTGACGAAGGGAAGCTGCTGGTTGACGCCGAAGGGGCCGCCCGTCACGGTGCCGATGGCGTATCCGGGCGAGAAGTAGCTGAAGAGTTCGCCGCGATCGTAGTACATACCCCCGCCCGTGCGAACCACGACTTTGCTGTGGAACATGGCGGGCTGCCAGGCGGCGCCGATGCGTGGAGCGATGCCCCACTGGCGGCCGGTGAGCGTTGTTTTGCTTACGCCGCGCGTGCCGTTTTCGTTGTTGCCCGCAATAATCAGGCCGGGGTTTTCGATCTGGTCCGTGCCGGAGTTGTACTTGTACGAGGACGGATCGAAGTTGAAGATGCGGCCATATTTCTCAGTGAGTCCGCCGTCCCAGTCGTAGCGCACGCCGGCCGTGAGAGAAAGCGTAGAAGTGATCTGGAACTTGTCCTGGAGGTATGTGCCGAGCTGGTTGGCACGGTAGTAGCGATTGGCATCGCCCTGCAGGAAGCTGGTGACATAGAAGCCCGTGGCCGAACTGCCCGGAGTCACGTATCCCTGGGCGAACTGGCTGAAGTCGTCGGTGGCGATAGTGCCCTTGTCGGTGCGCGCATCGATGGTGTTGAGCTGCGTGTAGCTGTAGTTGGCTCCGAAGCTGATGGAGTGCTTGCCCTTGATCCAGACGGCGTTGCCGGAAGGAGCAATACGGTTCTGAAACACGCCGGTATTGGACGCCTGGCCTTCTGCATTCGGGCCGATGTTGAGGATGGCAGAGGCGACACCGGCGGGCTGGTTGTCACCGAGCACGTTATAGATCGATACGCCGGGGAAATACTTCGACCCAAAGACATTGATGGACGCGGTG from the Occallatibacter riparius genome contains:
- a CDS encoding ABC transporter permease, whose amino-acid sequence is MSVYKHEYRAYTGTLTPLWVRVAVVVRYAFAEAWSSRITATLFTLSMAPVVVYLVGIYLANNALARALVMKGNSFLTINASYFVKVLETQSWLALVLTAWIAPRLISFDLADNALPILLSHPISRFGYVLGKFIALFACLSLVTWIPCLLLFVFQGYSSEQPWLMANLRIAAGLMAGSLIWIVLLSFLGLAMSSRVKWRVAATGVIFAVVFIPAGIGGIIMAILRTKWGLLLNAPAIMTQLWQQLLGAPVSMRADFVLPDAAILAMLAAVCAVSVYILNARIRAREVVRG
- a CDS encoding ABC transporter ATP-binding protein translates to MSDRIVFENVSKFYGEVLGVNRVSLSIAPGVSTIVGPNGSGKTTLMNLMTGLVQPSSGKVSVLGLTPADADRFFRQVGYCTQFDSFPRRLTGWEFLLDSLLLHGMSEGEAIRLAGEAMERVRLGDAGHRRIEGYSKGMRQKIRLAQAIAHHPRVLVLDEPLNGLDPMARAESLALFQELSRQGMHLIISSHILDEVDRISDRVILITGGYIVAEGDIHQVRREVRDKPLQVLIRCDQPEKLASRMFTDNHCVEARLHPDGRGVFLRTGDIDEFYRLLNVIAVEGLVQIEAVAPADDDTRAIYQYLIGSDGSAS
- a CDS encoding ABC transporter permease, translated to MTNAFTHSVMAQPWGLWWLQMRRLVRIELRRNLFSWKAAWIYFLAFAPTGIIFIHLFVDRHTQSAFTEDTNVLAGIVQFYYIRLGVFFGCLGIFARLIRGEMLERSLHFYLLAPVRREILLLGKFVAGSISALLLFGTAIIADFALMYAGFGPVGSDYVFNGPGLAQLEAYLLIVVLACLGYGAVFLLLSMMFRNPTPAAMLVLGWEAINPVLPSLLQKISVASYLRHLMPISVPGDGIFALLTVTTEPVAKWVAVVGLMTLIVVVLAYSCFRVRRLEIRYTTE
- a CDS encoding iron-containing alcohol dehydrogenase, with the protein product MPFEFATATRIIFGEGASASLPELARTFGTRFFVVTGATPDRASALISALDAVTFSIPGEPTVDLVRQGAQRAVQAGCDVIISIGGGSAIDAGKAIAALATNGGEPLDFLEVVGRGRSISIAPLPFIAVPTTAGTGSEVTRNAVLGSPEHGVKASMRSPMMLPRIALVDPELTWGLPLAVTARTGLDALTQLIEPYVSKRANPLVDPFCTQGIRLAAGALRRVYRDGSDREARRDMAQASLFGGLALANAGLGVVHGFASPLGGSFDAPHGALCAAILPHGMAVNLAALRARAPQHPALERYAAIARLLTGRADATADDGIAWVRTLCADLKVPPLRAWGISETDLARIVDEAARASSMQANPLPLTSDELLAVANAAL
- a CDS encoding putative quinol monooxygenase translates to MLIVHVHVHVKPESIKDFKQATIENATASIQEPGIARFDVVQQQDDPARFVLVEVYRTPEAPAAHKQTAHYAKWRDTVAPMMAEPRQSVKFTEVFPDAQGW
- a CDS encoding TonB-dependent receptor; this translates as MLRIPLCVASLLFALAAVLSISNSLNAQQTLGGITGAVSDSSGGLLAGATVTAVDEQTSFSRSATTTTTGLYNFVNLPIGSYTLTFSANGFNVQKTQHILVQADRTATVNASLQIGQTTTTIEVDAVPLMNAVDTTVGYVLDAAQIDAVPLATGSFTGVAILSPGVTAELSGGTGANSGLGNAPIWANGQRDTSNSFSLNGVDTTNLFNGKSTSQVPSARVINSTGVSSSTGAGGVIPTVASVYLSIGNAIPTPAPETLQEVRVNASMYDAEQGSTSGAHIDLNTASGTNTIHGTAYLNRGTDWINAAPFFFKQDADIPDYNKVPQLHRYTAGGTLGGALFKDKLFGFVSYQHIHASDQEIGDSVVDVPVGLTDDRSASALASLTNASFGTSINPAQIDHTALALFNSPALPGEPGKWLIPNDGLHGAPPSAAHIDNAFLPGTALFHADFVVADLDYNASSKDRVAAKYFYQHDPTISPYSYSSVPGFTQHLDAGSQVFSINNSLILSPNISTTQTIGILREKIWGTNTQAFGPDAIPGGAAGTASINVFGSKYFPGVSIYNVLGDNQPAGVASAILNIGPNAEGQASNTGVFQNRIAPSGNAVWIKGKHSISFGANYSYTQLNTIDARTDKGTIATDDFSQFAQGYVTPGSSATGFYVTSFLQGDANRYYRANQLGTYLQDKFQITSTLSLTAGVRYDWDGGLTEKYGRIFNFDPSSYKYNSGTDQIENPGLIIAGNNENGTRGVSKTTLTGRQWGIAPRIGAAWQPAMFHSKVVVRTGGGMYYDRGELFSYFSPGYAIGTVTGGPFGVNQQLPFVNVSSCPTTGRSLYEYYIPTCGGNGGFGPPTGPPTAEGGNLANPYGTTLQYPAPSNPKASDLANYLPNAYSIVNTGTDMPGLINNGQPISLGVYDRTNKLPYTFNYTLDIQWQPRNDLAFEIGYVGNVGRHQVVPVPFNQPEIASPGHPMLAGTQYEQKYSYGYNVLGANLDDGSPYLATYEGGNVDLRVPYIGYAAESIAYRAAGINAYNALQAHLEKRMSHGLQVGASYTYSHTTDEQSGLGLFYNGNNPLDLRSGYGLADFDRAHVINFNYVFQVPDTAAKGSVLGWFVNGWGMQGLTVLQSGQPYSVIDYSGAIGSIYYSTSNGITNPIVPLAKGCNAKNALTGKSGAFLNGDTALKVTCFTLPLLPAGGMEGAIPSSDPFETTFTSGQRNIFRQAFQKRSDMSLVKNLTIHERYNFRYSFDVYNLTNTTSFDVPGNDVSQNQDYNPFPEAGTTPLPTGCTANGSQTNESFYACPSGLGIVTHTIGSPRQIQMSLHLQF